The DNA window ATGTTTAACATGATGATTTATATGTATAAGAAGGCTGGAAGTCATGAAAAGGCTCGCAAGACATTCGCACTGATGGCTGAACGGGGAATTGAACGATCTACTGTAACATATAATAGCCTGATGTCATATGAAACAAATTACAAGGAAGTTTCAAACATATATGATCAGGTAAAATAAAAATATCTGTCTACTTTTTACAGAGTCCTCGATAGATTCAGGAttctttcatttcatttgtgTTGTATCCTATGCATGGTTACTGTAGTCAACATTTTCCTGAAAATATTCATACAATTAAGTGATTTTATTTCTCTTATCTTATGGTTTAGAAACCTTTCTCCATGTTAAATCGATcagaattttattaaaatatcaaaTCTCTGATGTATGAAACTCGGTCCTTATTCACAAGAGGCAATGGTTTTCTCTGGAATTTCCCCCAACagattatttatttaatcttGTGGTATTTTCAAGACTTTCCATTGGTTTTTGTCTCGAAGATCTGTTCCCTTTTTAATTTACTGTCTATAATTAATTCATCAGATTTTGAAGTAAATGCCTAATTTTAGATGCAAAGAGCTGATCTCAGACCCGACGTGGTTAGCTATGCCTTACTCATCAATGCTTACGGGAAAGCCAGGAGGGAGGATGAAGCATTAGCAGTATTTGAGGAAATGCTTGATGCTGGTGTCAGGTATGCCAGAGAATGAGAGAATAAAACTGTTAATGCCATGAGTTAATAGAAAGCTTGATAGATTAGCTTATTACTCCAAgagtaatataatattttataattataatcagCACTGTAAAATTGAATTTACCTTAATTTGAAATTATTGTATCCTTGAAATCTAGAACTTTCTGATTCTGTtgctaaataaaatttattttatcttcCTTTTAAAAAGTTACTGTATTCTCTTCCTTTTCACAGGCCAACTCGAAAAGCTTACAATATTTTACTTGATGCATTTTCCATGTCGGGAATGGTCGAGCAAGCTCGGACTGTGTTTAAGAGCATGAGAAGGGATAAGTAAGTTGCATTCCTTTCTATTGTTAGTTTATATTAATATGTTTAACGAATCTGCCATTattaacattaaaatttaaaGATATCTGTTATTTAAGCAATTCAAAAGAACTTACACTCTGTTGTCTATTAATGAATAAGGAGTatccaaaaataaataagaaaacctGCTTCAAGAAGTTGTTTGCGTTTGGTCATTTTTAATTCATGTGCCGATTCAATTATGAATTTAGAGAATGTATTGCGATAGCATTTTACCATTTCGTTTTACTTTTTTTTGGTGCAGGTACATGCCAGATCTTTGCTCATATACTACAATGTTATTAGCATATGTCAATGCTCCTGACATGAAGGGTGCAGAGAAGTTCTTCAAAAGATTGATACAAGACGGATTTGAGCCTAATGTTGTCACTTATGGAACCATAATTAACGGGTATGCTAAGGAAAATGACATTGAGAAGGTAATGGAAAAGTACGAGGAAATGCTTGCGCGGGGTATCAAGGCCAACCAAACAATTTTGACGACTATCATGGATGCACATGGAAAAAACGGAGAATTTGACAGTGCTGTTCATTGGTTTAAAGAAATGGAGTTGAGTGGACTTGTTCCTGATCAGAAAGCTAAAAATATCCTTCTATCTTTAGCAAAAACAGAAGAAGATAAAATAGTGGCTAATGAGTTGCTACTAGATTCCACTGAAGTTAACAATTTACCTAAAGCTAATGACCTTGATGAAGAGGAcgacgatgatgatgaagaagaagataacTACGAATATTTTGACGACCAGGTTGCGATGACTAATGACAAACAACCAGAGGAGTCTGAGTTAAACCATGTCAAGTAGTTaaagatatagacagtaaaaATTTTGTACACTTTCAAATTTAgggaatttgtatttttattgaGATTGAAACTATCTATTCATTTTAAATTGTCATTATAATACAAGAAATTCCAGAGGATTTTATCTATCAAGAGTTAAGTTGGGAAATTGAAAAAAGTATTTTGCCCCATCATCCATTTATGGCTAATTAGCAAGTAGTATATTATCAATTCAcaagtaggggtgggaataggctgggccgagctaggctttgtcaAGCCTGAGCCTGACCTGCTAAAAAAttcaaagcctaagcctgacctgtagcctatcgtaggcttatttttttggcctgagcctggccttttaGAAGGCCTGATTGGCCagttagcctacttaaaagcctatttcatttgaacatttgtaaataagtcattcaactcaactttatatcgactaacaaattaaaagatcagtgagattaaatgtttgtttgcattgacttatttgagtttacctagtatataaattttgtgatactatttgtttgaaaaaacttATGGAagtaacttatgacattgttcataagatttttttcatcttattttcataatttctttaagataactaatatttatttttatattttaattcaaaatacaaaatacaatataatattaataaaaatattcaaatttatttaaataggtcggcctcataggcttaaaaggctttttatatGGCCCGTGGCCTAgtctttttagctaaataggcttataaaaaagcctaggccttttctatttatgtAAAAAGTCTGGCATGACcttggcctatgtaggctgggccgtaggccctgTTAGTCGGTCTGGCCTATTCTCACCCCTATTCACAAGTTTTCATAAACAATAAGCTAATGCTGTATAAGGTtaaatttttactaaaatttttatttattttttataaattagcgATATTGTGCATCCCTTGAGCTGGGTTACATTACATTAACACAAAATTTTTCCTAACTAAAGGTTTTGTGTCATTGTAAAAATAGTgtctttttaaattaattttatttggcTCAGTAATTTTGTActaaaattcactttttagattaattaaatttttagattaattgaataattaatatatctagtctatatataaattagatatattaattataatattgttAGGTTGAACATCATCATCGAATTTCAAACTCTGATATTCAGAATTAGGTGTGTGAATATTTAATGAATATTATCACTTTGTCACAATTTGCCTTATGTAAAATTTATTGACCATTTGAGTTTAATCGCATATTAGATATTTCAAAACTAACGGAGATGTAATTAAAAAATGTTATTCCGTCTAAATTGGATGAAACAATAATAAggacaaataataaaattagatgaAATGCATTTCATCCTATTCTATTACATTCCATTATCTTTTTACCGATCTAACGATAAAATATACATTATTATATCAATTCCATTTCACTCCATCGCATTCCGTCAATCTAAATACACTCACTACTAACCACTAAAAGTTCAGTTTACATTTAAATTGACAGTAGAATATTTATCGCCATTAAACATCTTTAGGAAATTGgagtattttattttcttttgtggcCACAAATTAATATTTGGGCAAGTTATAGGTTCTTCATTATCTATCATTCCTACTTAGATTGGTTCGGCTTCATTGAAATCCAACCAAACTATCACAATGGACACAATCACCTCCACTTCAGCCTCACTTACACTCTCTCTCCGTGCGGTTCCGGTTCGTACAGTTTCTTCTTCCATCTCTCTAACCTCATCTCTTCTCTTCCCACGCTCTCACTCATCCTCCAGGCACAGACTCTACTCCGAAAAAAGAAGATTCTCGAATTCTCCCTCTGCGGTTCCCAAGTTTACAGTCAGGTGCGGTATCACGGAAATCAACGAGAGTCAGTTCAAGGAAACCGTATTGGAATCTGAGCGTCCGGTTCTTGTTGAATTCGTCGCTACTTGGTGCGGTCCTTGCCGGTTGATCACTCCCGCTATGGAAGCCCTAGCTAAggtctttctctctttctctaaTTTTCGATGTTCTTGATTCACTGATGTTTTGTTTATGATAATTAATCTATTGCGAAAATTCTGGTATATGTTGAGCTGAAATTTAATAGGATGCTTTGTTAGTTATTTATCTTTTTTAGTTAATGCATTTATGAGTCATTAGAACACCAGACTTTTCAAAGCAATGAAACAACAAAGTTTAATAGATAGTGTATAGATAGATACATGAAGCTGACATTATTTGCAATTTAATGTTGGCAAAAGTGTAGAATGCTTTATAGCTTGTGGAATGAATATGATTGATACCTGGCTGGGAgaagggccgtctttgagggcgtatAAGGCGAGTAATTGCACAAGGTCCAAAAACTTTCACGGGTTAAACCGTAGCTAAAAAAGGTCTCACAAAATATTTGTTATCATTAAACTATGGTAAACCTACAAAGAGCCTCTGAAAACTTAAGACGGCCTTAGATATGAGCTATGTAGTAAATGTTCTTCGAGATCATAGTGTTTCCCAACTGAATACTCTTATTCATCATATTACAGGAATATGAAGACATATTAACAGTtgtaaagattgatcatgatgctAACCCTGAGCTAATTAAAGAGTATAAAGTTTATGGACTGCCAAGTGTGATACTCTTCAAGAACGGGCAGGAAGTTCCAGGAAGCAGGAAGGAAGGTGCGATTACAAAGGCGAAACTTAAAGATCATGTCGATGTTTTGTTAGAATCAATATCAATTACATAGTGGTTCTATATGTGATTTCAAATTGTGACTTTTTTTTGGAAAACTAGTTACATGGAAGCAGAACTATTTCTGTTCCATGTCTGGTATGAGGGTTTAATAGGCTTTTACACTTTCAATCTGCTGTATAATCTGTATTATTTCTGAAGCTGCATATACAGCATATATTATGGTAAAGAAAGGTTGTGTTGAAGCTCCTCtttgatatatgatcaatgtCTTTCCACATTTTACTGGTTTAAAGGTATTGtacttatttttcattttatagaTAAGTTTGAGATGGTATTTGTGAATATTCATTCATGATTATATAGATTCCAATTAATGTTGGAATTCAAAATCTCTTGCTAATCTTTCTATCATTCACAAGTTCAAATTCACTGTGTTGGTATTCAATGTTGCACTGGAAAAACTTGTGCAGGAAAAAAGTGCTTTTGGTATTTATGCGGGTTCAGATTCAAATTAAAATCGGCTGTGGTTTGTTTGTAGTAATGATaatgattttttaatgaaaatttttAAAGTAAAGAATGACACAAATATGAAGCACATTGATTGCTTAACTTAACTAAGCTAAAGCATCgtaatctacaatataagaaagttaactGATCTGGAAAGTACGTTTCTGCCCCTTTGCTTCCCCAAGCTGCCACATGGACACCTTACTTGCTCTCCTTTTCTATACCACCGAGTCTGATTTCAAAACAAGCCaaagaaaatcttttcaaaatttttgaatataataataatcatttTATATTGCTATGTTTCTTGGTAAACACAATTATAACCTCTGCCATACTCAAAgtctttctcaaagtcttttcaTTAGGTTTTGTTACTCTCTTTCTATCTACCTCAATCTTTTTCCTCTTTCTCCAACTCACGGGCGATTTGAAATCTACACCAGCTTCCATCTTCATCCATCTTTCTACGGGTTACCGGCGATTAGTTTGGTGGTGGTGGAAACGGGTTTCCGGCGACGAGTGTGGTGGTGGTCGGATTCAGATTATCATCTTTCTAACAAAAATATTTGCTATTATGTTTTAACGTTCAGATTTGTGGTGGCAACAACGGGTTACCGGCGATTAGTTTGGTGGTGGGGAAAACGGGTTTCCGACGACGAGTGTGGTTGTGAACGATTTTGGATGAATGGGTTAAATttgttgaagatctatgaagaTGATGACGAAAGATGCGATTCTGAATCTCGGGTGAGGTATTTCTGGTTTTTGTTCTTGATCTCTCTTCCTTATCCATTGTCAATTCTCATTAACAGGACTTTTTTTCCAGATCCGACCCTTCCATGGGATTAGGGTTTCAGAGATCTCGGTCGCAAGTTTTTTTCAATATGGTATGTTTAAAGTTCCAACCAATGTTTTGTTGTTCTAtaatattcattgttagattgttGGGTTATGAATCTTGGTACAAAGACTCTTTAGTTTCGCTGAACCGGCTTTTGGTTTCTGTTTGGTTTTGTTTTCTGCAGGAACTTTTTGTGGTGGTTATGCGGAATGGTTAGTAGAATTTTGTGGGAAGTGACGGTTCGAGTCGGTGATGTAACCTGTTATAACAAGGTGAAGGTGCGTAGACTCTTAATTTTTCTCTCTTATCTTCTGAACTAATGCAGAGTTATTGTATGGCTTGAATGATAATGTAAACTATTTTGAATATTGATCTGAATGTAAATATGGTTGATTGAATTCTGGATTGGGTTTCAAGTAGGATATTGAGGTGTTATGGGTGAGTCATTGATGGCAATTTGGTTTCACTCATGCAGGTTTGATTAATGATTTGAAGAAAAACAGAGTGTTCGATATTGAAGGAAACAAAGGAAGAAGGAGGCCAAAGGGAGTTGACTCTATACAGTGTATGTAGTTCTAATTAACATATTGGTTTATCCTGCATATTGTATATCAATGATAAACCGTCATGGCATTTTGCAGGTCTGAACTAGCTCGGTTTTTATGGGAACCAGTTTGTTATTCGTTTCGGTTGAGCTTTATGCAGGGCTGCAGTTCTGATATGGTTTGTTTTTTTCATGTACGAATATGCATAGTAAGTGGTTGAATGGTATTTTGGCTTGAGTGTGGTTTAGTGGCTTGAGTATGGTTGTTGCTGTTTTGTATTTTCTGGTTTTTGCTACAGGTTTGGAGTGTTTTCTACGActgattattaaaattttaaattctacATCCTTTTGTCTCTTTTCACCTGGCTGGAAACATTTTTTCTGATTTTGATTTTACCGATGAGGTTTGTAACTTGGATCTTGACGACGAGCATGGAAATCCTTCTCAAAATCATATCGAGGTTCCAAAAGATGATAATTCTGCATATGGAACAGCCTTTGCTGCTTTTCCAACAGAGAAAGAAGGGAGAGAAGCTTGCCATGCcattgcttcttttttttttaactttgaagttCTTTATACCATGCTCTATGTCAGCTTCATAGTTTCTTTATGTCAGGGACATGATATATCAGGAAAGGATAACCGTGTTCATTGCTCCTTAAATATCAACACAGAGACAGGACGCTTGTCAGCTAGAAGGCCAAATCTGCAGGTATTCTAATTTGTTTGATTTATAAGAAATTTTCTCTATTAGGATATTTCCTTTTAATGGTGGTAGTTGTGAACCTGAAATTTCTTAAAGCACTATTCATTTGATCATTGACCTTTATCTATGTGCATGAATTAGAATCAACCTGCTTTGGAAAAAGACCGATACAAAATCCGTCAAGCATTCATCGCTGCACTAGGGAATTCTCTTATAGTTGCTGATTATGGACAGGTTAGTAGTTCATATTTTGTATCTATTTGGAATATTCTCTAGAAATTTTAATCGGTTAACAGTGTTATGTATTGTTGCAGCTGGAACTTAGGATTCTCACGCATCTTGCCAACTGTAAGAGCATGATGGATGCTTTTAAAGCCGGCGGAGATTTCCATTCAAGGACTGCTATGAATATGTATCCATATATTCGTGAAGCAGTTGAGAAAAAGGAAGTGCTTCTCGAGTGGGATCCTCGGCCTGGTGAAGATAAGCCCCCACTTCCTCTATTAAAGGTATAGAAGCATGATTTGTTGGTTTAGCATTGCAAACACCTTTTTCATAATTTGTTCATGACTCTATTTGTGTTTTCCCCCTTCCATTTTAGGATGTGTTTGGTTCTGAAAGAAGAAAAGCTAAAATGCTTAACTTCTCAATTGCATATGGGAAAACTCCAGTGGGGCTATCTAAGGATTGGAGGGTACACTGAGTTCTATTACGTATTATGAGAGATTTATTATGCTGACGAGTGTCCATGATTTATTATTTCATTGTCGAGAAAAATtcacatgttttttttctttcttttaggtTTCTGTGAAAGAAGCTAAGAAAACAGTTGACCTTTGGTACAATGACAGAAAAGAAGTTTTGCAATGGCAAGAGGAACGTAAAAAAGAAGCTCGTAAGTTTCATTGTGTCTACACATTGCTAGGGCGAGCCCGGAAATTCCCTTTGATGGCCCAAGCTAATACCTATCAGAAAGGTCACATTGAGCGTGCTGCTATTAATACTCCAGTGCAGGTTCGTAATTCTTTCGGATAACACTTGAGAATCACATTAAGGTTAATCTAACATAGAGAACAAGGAATAGTGAAATAACGTTTTCAAAACTCACTTATAAATGCATCATCATATTCCAAAGTTTTTATCAAGGTGATAGTGCAAATagtgttttaaataaaatatcatgGTTTAATTGTATTTAACGTCACAATATCGCATTCATTCATACATACAGATTTTTCTCTATGGATTTCTGATTTGTAAAATGCAACAGGGATTCATTCATACATACAGATTTTTCTCTATGGATTTCTGATTTGTAAAATGCAACAGGGTAATGCTGCTGATGTTGCCATGTGTGCCATGATACAAATTTCCAATAATAAAAAGTTGAAGGAGCTTGGATGGAAGTTACTTTTATCTGTTCTGATAATTCAACACTTTGTCTTATTCTCTCTTATATTTATTTCTTTGCACTTGGAGTGTAATTCAAAAGTAAAGAGACTTGGAGTGTATGCTAAATTTTGATATTGGTGAAGCGGCATCTCTTAGATTAAACTACTAGGGACTAAACTACTATTATACTAatcatattttttaattgaaaataatatatactttacctataattaatatattatactagaatataatttaattagtatatatactgttaaataatttaaaaatattcaattacCTCTAACAaagttaatattatttatatatattaatgagATCACACCAGTGGCCATTCGTGAGGacgcacgggtaacacaccagtaACGTGTAAATACACGGGTAACCATATTAAAATCCGCGTGAACGCACTGATATAATATATAGaaagttaaaatatatattattgatgtaaaataATTTTGGATTTCGATCGCACGGGTAACACATCAGTACGATGTGAACGCACGAATAATCATATCAAAATCCGTGCAAAATtctcaggtttttatattttttttacaattaaagaaaataaaaataaaacttatgCCACTTGTACTactgacttttttttttatatattttaaaccatagttattttttatgaaaaacggTGTCGATTATTTTTTACAAAGTATgtgtttaaatatttttcttaacaataattatttttaaaaacttaaacaattagctttcaaattttaaatagatATATTTTTACCAATGCCAAGTTTTTAGATAATTACACTACAAAAAGTATGTCCATTTTATAGAAAGAGATGGAAAAAATTATGTATCATGACTAACCTATCAAGTCTATAGTTTTACACTGTCTATAGTTAGACTCACACGCTCTctttttttcatttctccattgtTCATTCCTATTTTCTTCACCTACTTCATGATTTGCACTAGATTTTTTGCACAAAATTTCTTGGGAAGACAAAACTTTTCTGCACCATATTTTTTACATATCTAACATATCATATAACATCATTACACAAGCTATTATCCCATTAATTTATTATGAGAGGAAAGAGATTTTTTTCCATATTCTTATTTGATCTCCTTTCAATGACCATTTATCCCATTAATTtactattatataattttttttattgaaagagAGTGTACCGAAAATCATGTTGGAGAGAGAATAatctactatctattcattaataatagattgaccaaattgcctaaattaccctttcaccaaaatttatttgcactaataaaatgtcatttttgtaactaacaaattaagtattcactctttcaactttattgaatgaatgccccaagtgttagcttttcattggtccgaattaaataacattttccctacaACTTTAATGCATGAgtgatgacatcacatgtaagccatggatgatggaagtcatatttaaa is part of the Vicia villosa cultivar HV-30 ecotype Madison, WI linkage group LG2, Vvil1.0, whole genome shotgun sequence genome and encodes:
- the LOC131649174 gene encoding pentatricopeptide repeat-containing protein At3g59040-like, which produces MCSLISKSHCNLGLGKLSLPPLQSSKSEYGIVRVKMSGRLKVVCKGMLTQRKFMQRKKKMVVFKDDDDEEPEKKNWLRLMKLIDESGSAVSVLSSEKMKNKTIPKDLVVGTLIRFKQLKKWNVVAEILVWLRGQSWWDFSKMDFILLITAYGKLGDFNGAERVLGLMNKNGYAPNVVSQTALMEAYGKGGKYNNAEAIFRRMQTFGPEPSAFTYQIILKTFVEGNKFKEAEEVFDKLLNDENPPLKPDQKMFNMMIYMYKKAGSHEKARKTFALMAERGIERSTVTYNSLMSYETNYKEVSNIYDQMQRADLRPDVVSYALLINAYGKARREDEALAVFEEMLDAGVRPTRKAYNILLDAFSMSGMVEQARTVFKSMRRDKYMPDLCSYTTMLLAYVNAPDMKGAEKFFKRLIQDGFEPNVVTYGTIINGYAKENDIEKVMEKYEEMLARGIKANQTILTTIMDAHGKNGEFDSAVHWFKEMELSGLVPDQKAKNILLSLAKTEEDKIVANELLLDSTEVNNLPKANDLDEEDDDDDEEEDNYEYFDDQVAMTNDKQPEESELNHVK
- the LOC131649175 gene encoding thioredoxin X, chloroplastic-like, which produces MDTITSTSASLTLSLRAVPVRTVSSSISLTSSLLFPRSHSSSRHRLYSEKRRFSNSPSAVPKFTVRCGITEINESQFKETVLESERPVLVEFVATWCGPCRLITPAMEALAKEYEDILTVVKIDHDANPELIKEYKVYGLPSVILFKNGQEVPGSRKEGAITKAKLKDHVDVLLESISIT
- the LOC131649176 gene encoding DNA polymerase I A, chloroplastic/mitochondrial-like, whose translation is MLYVSFIVSLCQGHDISGKDNRVHCSLNINTETGRLSARRPNLQNQPALEKDRYKIRQAFIAALGNSLIVADYGQLELRILTHLANCKSMMDAFKAGGDFHSRTAMNMYPYIREAVEKKEVLLEWDPRPGEDKPPLPLLKV